In Mugil cephalus isolate CIBA_MC_2020 chromosome 7, CIBA_Mcephalus_1.1, whole genome shotgun sequence, the sequence ACATATCTGTTAAGGGAAATATTATTAAGTTAGGATTCTTCATACCATATGCACCTGCATGCATATTTCAGTCATGCATAGTTTTCTTACCAACCTCTAGCATCAGATTACTATGCCTGATAAAAACGTTTTCCCCTTTTACTCGTCTTATGAAACTAtactgcaaagacaaaaaaaaaagggggagaggaACTGTAAATAAGGTATCAGGTGTTTAAATTCCAACTCTATTTGGGAGAATATAGGAGGCGTGTCTCTTGCAGTACGGCCGTTAAAAAGTCAACTCACTGAAAAGTCACAGGAAAAGAAATGGATTCTTGGGTGTagcagcaggaaataaaacaacacaactaacACGACTCCACcattaaagaaaaaagcacTTGAGAAATGAGGTGGAATGGTGCGTTTAgaagcagctctgcagcagctgcctcTGAGGTGAATTCAGGCAAGAGTGAATGGTCAGTCTTGTGTGTGGTGTGATAGTGAGTGTGTcaacagtagcagcagcagcaggagcggCAGACAAGCCAAAGCAGGGGGGGACGGGCACACAAAGACCGATGGCTGAATTCTGAGCGGCTCAGTGCATCCGAGGGGGCTGCGATGCACCGAGCAGGGCCACGAGGCGAGCCCAGTGTACCTGAGTCCGCATCTCAGAGTCCTCGTCTGCGTCCGACTGACAGCGAGTAAGGAGGAGAGCAAAGAGACAAGTGAGTCAGGGCAGTGAGGAGTCAttaaagagagaagagatggaaaaatCTAGTGaagggaaagagacagaaagtgagCGACAACGAGCAGCAAAGGGGAGGGAAAGGATGGTAGTTAAAAATATTATAAGAGGAAATAATGATTAACAGAACCTAACCATTTTCTGATCCACTGTCAGGATATGGAAGTAGAGCCAAAACTACAAACGCTATTAATCTAATCTTAATTTGTAGGTTTAAATATGTCCTTTTGGTCTGGATGCAGTCAGAGTTTGGCAGCTGTGTCCTGCTCTTTATTGCGGTTATTCGGGGAGACTGACCCTCCAGCTGTTGCAGCCAAAGTTCTCCCCAAAAAACCCTTTTAAGCTAAGCAGCGTAACAATTCTGTGTCCAATCCATAATCTAATACATGTAATAATGTCTTCTTGGCACACTTACGCAGCCATCAAGTGCCTGTTTTAAAAAACGAGTCAGATGGAAACATGAAAGTCATGTGGAGACAGCTGGCTTCAATgaatttataaaacaaacattaacctAAGCAGAAAGCTACAGCTGATAAGGGTCGGCTAGttacaggtttttattttagatgaTGAAAACTCAAGACTTACTGGCAAGAAATAAACGGACTGAACATCGTGAGCAGTCCGAAATCGACTCATTGTTTGAAAATGACTCATTTTTCGCTTTCATTGTaaactactactaactactatgTGTCATGTGACAGTGAAAAAAGTGTGACAGGCATAGAAACTGTCCAAATATTGTATATGAAAAGACATTCTATACATACAAGTGTCTCCATAAAccatttgccaaaaaaaaaaggaacaaacaaatgagcATAAGAGCCACTGCATGCACAAAAAGCAGGAACCTCATGTTCAGCATTACACACTTGACTCAGCATCACTTCCTGCATTTCCTGTTTCCCCCTGCACGTATTTGTGCTTTAAACATGACGTCTTGTCTCAGTGTACAAACCTCTGTGGCTGTCATCTCTCCATCAAAGGCAAAGTCGGTTTGTTCGCTGTCGGTCTGTTTCCACGGAACAGACCCAAACCGTTCCGTGTGgcaagcaagaaaaaaaaaaaacaacaacaaaagaaacgaGAAGAACCCAACTTGTAAATGTTTGAAAACTGCACTTAATCGTCTACACAGCGTCTTCATAACCACAAATGGAAATAATGGAAATGCACTGGCTGTTGCTGGTTCGGAAAGCTACACATTGTAAGACAGCACTACGTACAAGAGAGAACAACGCAAGAGAACAAATGGAAAGgtaaaaaggcaaaagaaaaataagcaagCAAACAGACTCAGAGGAAGTTGAAACCTTTGGTCAGTCACTTTGACACGTTCGTGTAATATTCTTAAATTTGCGTAGGATCTGGCAACGTCCCACAACGTTTATTGAAAATCAATCCAGGTAGATGTGACATTTGTTACGTCACTGTACTGACATAAAACACTTGGTAACAGAAATTTGATCCGACGACTTTGCCGCTGGACAGTAACCTGACTTTCAggccctccccctcctctccatgCATGTTGACACTAGGGGTGATCTTTATGCCTTTAAGCTGCCGCAGTCTCTCTGCATCCCAACACACCACGCTGATAGTCTGCGATTCCGAATGCTGCTGCCCTAGAGTTAAATCTCCTGCCGTTCCGCACAGCAAGCCTCTCTCTTTCAGCAGGAGTTTcagtttaaatgatttatttaaatttgtgctgCGTTGCTCGAGTCAATGCAGAGAGACTGAGTGCGTAGATAAATATGGTTTCCATGCAACTGTAAAGCCCTGAATGTAGATGTTAACACCGAGATGGGTTAGGCACAAAGCTGTGTTTATAAATATGAGCCTTGGTGAAGGATTAGTAACTAAATGAAAACTGGCGACTCCTTCAAATCTTCAGAATCTGTAATTAAACagtcacatatttaaatgtttgcatgcAGAGACGCTTTACACTTCAGTGGGGTTTCTAAGGAATCAGGCTCCACGTTCTCGCATAAATAAGGATGCTCCAAGCGTTGCTCGCTATTTGTGTctaaccctctctttaataagGTAAATACAAGCCAATCGGATATGAAATGGTGAGACTTGCAGGTTCATCTCTGTGCAGCTGTGATGCTGATGAGGATGTAGTCTACAGGATGAGAGTGTGACCGGGCAGAGATGAGGTTCTGAAAGTAGGAGACTGACAGACACTGGGACACTCGGTCTCCAGGTCAGCTCTGAACTGGTGTGAGCAGCAGAGCGAGATACAGGACAGGATAAAGGGGTTAAAACCGATATAATGGACTGTCATCGTAAGACAGAGGCGGGTACTTGAACATACAGGCgtttgcacacaaacacacacacacctcctcttcctctgaactGTCATGGTCATGGTAGCCCTGGGCTATGGAGGCTGTCAGGGAGGCTGCCTTGGGCTCCAGGTAGCAGAGGCACAGCGCCAGTGGGAAGGAGAGGGTGAGGGCGTAGGGGACGGAAAAGGAGGTggagagcaggaagaagaagatgaacaggaAGCATGGGATGAGCGACGGTGACTTAATGGGGAGGAAGTTCTGAGCGCACTCGGGGAGGAAGCGCATCTCTGACAGGTCGGGGAAGGTGAGGTAACCGTCCTCATCCAGGATGGAGGACAGGTCGGGCAGGtgcagggagaaggagaagagcgTGCCGCCACGGCTCTTGCCCTGCTCCAGCCTCTGCTTGCGGGCTGAGAGCAGCAGCGCCTGCTCCTCCAGCAGGGCAGCCTTGCGGTCGGCGTGCGCTTGCCGGCGGCGGCACCCCGTGCTGCTCTTCGCCGGACTGACCGACGAGGCCCGCTTGCGAGCGTTCTCCCTGCGCCTCCGCCGCACTTTGGTCGATGTGACGGGAGATGAGGGGAGTGAGAGCTCGGAACGGAGAGGGTCGGCCGTGTAATCATGAGGGGAGCACTGATTCGGGGGAAATGTCAATGAAGAcacggcgtgtgtgtgtgtgtgtgtaaatggagAGAAGCGAAGGGGAGAGGTGGGCGAATACGCATGAGAGCACACACACGAGTGTAGTGTGGGGTCAAAGGaaggacaagaaaagaaaagctaatTAGTAAAGCGCACACAGGATGAGAAGCATTTACGCCTACGCTACTGCAGTGGGGTTAAGCTGAAAGCAACTGGGAAATTCTCATCAGCCATTAAGAAGTCtattaagaaagaaaacaaaattaaaatctcAAAAGGGGCTTATAAAGAAAGTCACAGCAGCTTCTAAGAAACATCCGATTATTTCAGGTGGCACTGATTAAAGAAACAATCAAAGCccttaaaggtttttttttttgcccccccaTCTAAATGCAGCTCTGGCTGCACTCAACCCGTCAGACTGCCGTTTACCTTTGTGTCATGTCTGAGTGGTGTCGTGGCAGCAGCCTCCGGTGACTCTGCAGCATCTTTCTGAGCGTCCTCCTGCTccgccttctcctcctctgccttctTCTCCGTTGTTACCGTGGTGATGATGTCTCCCTTGGCGATGACTCTGGCCGACCCGTCGGCGGCACTGTCCTTCATCAGAGTCTCGTGGTTTTCCATAATGGGAGCTGAAATGCCACAAGACAAAGATGAATGTTGAACACTACTCTGATATCCAGTGTGGTTCGGTCACAGCTAAAGGTTTGTCTTAACGTCCTCCAACAAACAGTTATTTACAAATAGAAATGTCAGATGAACAGTGTATGCAGGTTACACAAAGACGCTTAGAAAaatctgtgtatgtatgtatgtacagtgcATGTATAAAATTACATAGAGAAGACAGGAGGCTATTTATAACTATCattaatgaatgatttaagGAAATGGGTGGgatttaattccttttttttttccacccactcCTTTTTGGGTATGTAAATTAAATCACAAATTGtaagaacatttattttgcattttccttATTATATGCTACAACTGTGTATGCTTGTATAATAGTCttattaaaacttttattatttcttgatGAACATTTATTATCCTAACATACGTATTCAAAATAAACTTGGCTTAACAGTTTCAAAGTCTCTTTCCACATGGATGGTACTTCACTAACGCCTCAATCTGCTCCTCACCTCCATCTAAGCTGCGGGACATGTTGTAGCGTTTGCTGGAGGAGCGTTCGAAGAACGGAGCAGGCCTGATGATCTGAGAACTGGCCCTGCGGGTCTGAGCCTGCGTTCTGCCGCTGTAGCGAAACTTGGACCCGAGGCTCAGGAACTTCTTCGGCGGCGCCTCGGGGGACACGAGCCTGTCGCACGTTGCAAACACTCCCATTAATCACACCAGAATTAAAACACTGCTTTAAGCCAAGCActgcaaacacattaaaaactcCCACTCATTTGCACAGTCTCCAGAGAGCCTCCAGGCCAGGCTCGCTACTCGAAACAGCCCAGGAGACCGAGCTTTGCTTAAAAAAGCATTAACTAACTTTGCATGTTGTCCAAAAGGCATCCAACAGTCTCAACACTCCATCTGTTCCACTATGAGGAAATCGCGTACGGTGATTTTCACTCTGTGCTAAAGTGAGACTTTGCTGACATGTTGGATATACAATTAAAATAAGTGATAAGTGATAAGCTGCTTCATGTCAAAAGCTCTATCCATTCATTTCTCACCTGAAGAAAGTGTGGTGCTCCACGCAGACTTTCCAGAGCCTCTTGGCAGCACGGTGATTTGGGAGCTTGAAACCAATTGTGCTTTCAAACTGCTCAAACTGCAGGATGGACAAAATGCTGCAGTTAGACTCAGTGTAAACAACTTTGACCTGGAAACATCCCTTTAATATTAGTAGCTGACATTTTATTAGTCCTTCGCATCATTTTCAAAGGAATCCAGATTATTTAACATAGGTTTAACtgcaaactaaaactaaattataaaatattagtTATCCCTAATATAATATTAGTGGAGGAAACTTGTCATGTGACCAAAAACATTAGTTAATAGTCTCGAGAGGATaagaattatttttaatatgactAAATTGCTGAGAAAGCAGGAAGTCTTggcaaataaatctaaaaatgaaTTTCTGCATCCGCTTTAACCGTTGCATTTACCTCGCCAGGGCGGATTTTGATGTAAAAGTTGTTCCTCTTGTAGGAGATCTTGAGGATTTTGGGCCAGGCGAATCTGTTGATCCGCAACCTGTCTCTGTAGATGAGGAGGCCGCTCGCACAAACTCCCAGCATAATCTCCACACCTTCAGAGTCCTGGgaacaacacacatacaaaacaaaaaaaaaatggcagaacacaaaacaaaattaactcAAAGATATGAAGTTGCACATCTTTGGTAGAGACCACCTGATGATCTTAACAAAGAAGCAACTGACCACATCAGTGcgcttcttttctctgttttgagaAAGGTAAACTTCCTTAAGTTCTACAGGATGTAGCGCAGGTGTTTAGGAGTCAGTGCACAGCAGGACAAAGGAGAATTCAAGAAAAAACGTTTGATAATAACAGGGTAAAGCAGGCAGGTGGAGAGTGGAATCAGGCACATGGTACTATGATCTCCTCTATGCAGACTGTGGTGACGTTTGAATAAAAGACTGAGGAGGACGCTGACTGGCAGAAGCAACGGTGAAGTTTTGGGGAAATGGTGATGAAGCACAAAACGATGGTCTTCGCTGCACAAAGCATGAGATGGGCAGGTTAAACCAATGATGACGCTTGGAGAGGGAAGCGCTGATCCAAAGCGTGAACAGCCAGTCTGATTAgtgaaaaatgctgaaaatgacaactttttttttgtacgtaaCCATGCACAGGtagaaaaccacacacacactcactcaggTAACGCAACATGGGAAGCAGCCTCTTACCTCTCCCTCAGCTGGAGCCAGTAATTCATAGAGACTCCCTACCAACTTTGCGTTTaatgagagaggagaaaagagaaaagagggatgCTGGTCTGATATGTACATCTTTTTCTTGTGTAATAAAAACTATGACTCACAGACGCAACACTGAGCATTGATGCCGGCTCAGTTTTGATCAAGGCCGCTTCCTCATCTCTGTCATCTCCTCCGTTCTGATCTAAATCTGTGAAAGCAGCATCCTACCCGTTTGCTTGCACAAAGGCCCATTTTGACTTTCAAAGGACTTTTGATTATCAATTCGCATCCAGAGGACTGATGacagtaattttattttacaaagacAGCAGCCCTGCTGCCGTGCGCCAGTTCTTTATTCATCGCCCTGCGTTCTAATGACACGTTTGATCCCATCTGGACGGTGGAATCGAAAACAGCAAGAAATTCGTCCAAGTCAAGCTGGGCTCCAGACCGTTCGACCCACCCGAGCTCCAGCCCTCCCACCGAAACCCACAGAGGCACCAGTGATATCATGTCAATCAGCGGAGCAGCAGTGGCGTTAAATCGAGGCATTACTATGGCAGCCATGATGTTTCTGAAGCAGCGGTGTTGTGGTGGCAAGCGTTACTATTGACTGCATGAGTGAAATATGTTAGTTTTAAATCTCAGataagaacataaaaaaacagtaGGCGCACATTATAACGTGCACAGCTCTTGATGCAGCTTGCAGACTCCAGGCATTACAGAGACACGATTTAGTACATGGactgttcacaaaaaaaaatctacattttGGGAAGTATTTGTCTTCTTGCAGAGAGATAGAGTTCAACAGTAGCACTCTCATGTTACGGGTGGTCAGTAAGAAGCTGCAGCCAGTAGCCGGGTAGATTATCTACCATTAAGACTGGACAAAAGGTAGATTTTGTTACACCTAACAAATAATTATTACAAAAGAAATGCTCCTACCCGAAGTAGACATTTTAGTCCTTAAAGCAATTTAAAAGGCTCAGACAAGAAACAGTCTGGCAGCCTTTAGTAAAACCTCAACTTGTGAACTATGATTTTTGGACAAATTTGATTTGGCCAAATAAAAGAGACAGTCAGGTGATTGTTCGTCCCTCTGGACAGTACAGGGCAAACTGTTTttagtctttgtgctaagctgtGTTTGTAGATTACTGACAGAAGCCTCATATTTACATCGATTTTCTGcatatgcacatttatttttagctgtcTGCAAGAAGAGAATACAAATATAGTTGAACGATTTATTTGCATATTGATTGATGCACTGTTACTACAGACATGAGGACGTTCTCGTTCTATCTTTAGAAACTACTTAATACTCGACTGTGCTGCAAAGATAAAAAACCTAATCCCATGCCGTGCCACAACTTATTACCTTAGCGTGATGGAGATCTACACCGTACATGGACAGCTTCTTGGCATTTTCCAGGAAGTGCATCTCGGCTTCAGCTGGTGTCATACCCCTGAAGGAACAAGACACGACACGTAAACAAGTAAagcaaataaagttttctaaCTAACATCGACATGCAAACACGTGAGGAAGGTGAGAATGGCTTCCAGTATAAAACAGGGAGTTTTACTGCGTACAGATTTTGGAAAATGGTTGTTTTTATGGATGCTTTTAGCTGGAAGTCCACAGAGCACCATAAGTGCATCCATTTTTAGCATCGATGGTCTTTAGAGAGACCCTCATCCTAGCACTGTCACTGCCACTCACCAGCCTCTGAATAGGTGGAACTACATCACATTAACATTGAAACACAGGGAGAAGCGGGAGGATCAGACAAACGACAGCTGGATACATTTACAGGAAAAGAAACCCAATAGAAGCCCAGAGTCAGCAGACATACTTCATTGCAAAAGATGAAATATTATAGGTTGTAAACATTTATGCAGGTAGAAGGACTGAGGCAGTTTATTGGGGCTTAAGAAATGTTGTATATctgacacataaaaacaaactaaacagcTACAAACATATGATCACAAGAACAAATTCAACACCATATCATCCCTGAAAGCAGCAACAGCATGTTGTTAATGTAAACAAGAGTAACAAATGACCCTTCTGATATTTAAAGTGATCAAATTAGGCCCCATAAAGCTACTCCAGTAATGAAATCTTGCACAAATTCTGCCTGTAATCTAAAGTAAAAGAAAGTAAAGTCTGATGCCGTAACTAACTTGTAGGTCTTGTGGAGTTCCATGACCTTCTCCTCTAGCTCTTTGGTCTGGTTGGGTGCAAACCGCAGTTCGCTGATGTAGTCGCTGCCCAGTTCCTCAGGGTCATAGTCTCCAAGTTCAGACTGCACCGTGTACGAGCCCAGTACTGTGTGGGTGGCAAAGGAGCAAGGCAGGCGACCCGACACTACGTCATCTCTCAGCTGCAAGCACAGGTAGTACCTgtgggaagaggagggggaaaaacacaacctagagtcattttgtgtctggatttcattttttttaaataaagttgagcTACATTATCTTATTTTTCTGCATTAAGTTGCACTACAGTttatgcatcttaatttctttataaGACTAAGATCTGTaagtatttgggattagtacgaccgtataaaaaaaaatatataagcatcgtctttgaatagaaagaaaaaaaaatacatgcggACACAACTGTATATACAGTTACCGTAACATTTAAGTCCCCATTATGTGTACCATaatctaaaactgtttatttcaatgcaaaatcagaattggaaacaatgaaatcccaatgtcctcaaatgaggacttgtgaatttgttaaatttgtacgtcacatcaaactagataagttaataagcataaataaacacatgtattgaccctttgctaccagtacatggcagacaaaagtgtcttcatttagactttcaggtctaaatgaagctgaataagctgcaaccaaactaaaacctaatgtccccatatgaggacgccaggtctcaggaggttaatggcTCCAGCGACTACAAACCTGGGAGTCTACTTATAAGAGAAGAAAGTTGGTGAAATGCCAGCTCACCTTGTGATATCCTCAGTCAGCTGGGAGGGGTCTGGAGGGTAAAACTTCACGTTGAAAGCAAAGTTCCAGGGGCCAGCTGAGACgtagacacaaaacaaaacgattAAAATCAGCATTTCACAACTGTATACGCTTCATTTGGCTAATCGGATCATTTGACTTCATTTGATTACGGCACTTACTCCTGATctgcttcttcagctccttgGAAGGATCCAACCAATTCTGTAACGGACAAAGAGAGCGTGTTTATGAATCTCCTTATAAATAGCTTTAGGAGGCTGTACTggagatttttttctattagaTTACCTTCTGATTCTCTACATCTCTGTGTGTGATGCCAAAATAGTCCTTCTCCAGGAGGTTGAGGTGATCGCACACTTTATCAAAGAGCACTTGGCCCTTGGCTCGCTTCTGtggggagaagaaaaacaaaacgtgtATTTAATGTAGAGTTATTTGATGACTACAAGGTTTCCAATACAATGTTAAAACCATGACGGTCCACCAATTTACTCCACCATGGTCTAATCACGTACTGAATTTAATGTGACGGGAAAAGCAACACAGAAGAAGTGAAGCAATTTGTGTTGTTGGCTAATAAAAGTTTACCGTCACTTTTTAAAACTtgatgtttgtgctcttgatttttttttttttttagacaattatttaaagagagttgGTCAAAACCGAGGGGAAACAACTCCAGATGGAACTATTTGTTCACATTATTATGGTAATTTAAAGCctgactgataaaaaaaagattgggtatttattttattttttttttagacattgCATACATTGCATAAACAGTTGGGACAGCATTATAATTAGGTGCTTTTATTAAGATAGTAGCGTCCCCTCtcccccaaaacaaacaaacaaatgtcagGGTCTCACAAAAACTGGTGGGAAACACCGGACTATGGATAATCAAGAAGAAATATTGTATTTACTTAGGAAGGAGCGATATATTAAATGAGTCCCTGAGAGCTTGTTCGGATCAAGGAGTATTAAACCCTGACACCTATGACCTGAATTTCttgataaataaacaaaataaaagcaaaaaactaGCAAGCTTAACTTCTGTTTGCAGTGCCATGGGACTGCATTTCCTCTCTTCTCATAATTATCTTAATTATTAAAAGcaaatttatttctatttttgcaaAACAATGGTATGAACTTAAATTTCAAATTGCAAAACCTGCAGGATGATGCAGCACGTTACATTACTACATGACGGTGCCGTTTCGACCGGCAGAGCCACTGTGAATTGATTCCCTACTATAAAAAGCATTTCCTATAAATACGCTTTCAGTTTCATGAGCGCAAGGTGAACATCAGCCACGGTAAATGCTTTGCATTGATCGATTGTTCATCTCTGAGGGCCCCGGATG encodes:
- the LOC125011167 gene encoding band 4.1-like protein 3 isoform X7, with translation MQCKVTLLDGSDYTLNVEKRAKGQVLFDKVCDHLNLLEKDYFGITHRDVENQKNWLDPSKELKKQIRTGPWNFAFNVKFYPPDPSQLTEDITRYYLCLQLRDDVVSGRLPCSFATHTVLGSYTVQSELGDYDPEELGSDYISELRFAPNQTKELEEKVMELHKTYKGMTPAEAEMHFLENAKKLSMYGVDLHHAKLVGSLYELLAPAEGEDSEGVEIMLGVCASGLLIYRDRLRINRFAWPKILKISYKRNNFYIKIRPGEFEQFESTIGFKLPNHRAAKRLWKVCVEHHTFFRLVSPEAPPKKFLSLGSKFRYSGRTQAQTRRASSQIIRPAPFFERSSSKRYNMSRSLDGAPIMENHETLMKDSAADGSARVIAKGDIITTVTTEKKAEEEKAEQEDAQKDAAESPEAAATTPLRHDTKCSPHDYTADPLRSELSLPSSPVTSTKVRRRRRENARKRASSVSPAKSSTGCRRRQAHADRKAALLEEQALLLSARKQRLEQGKSRGGTLFSFSLHLPDLSSILDEDGYLTFPDLSEMRFLPECAQNFLPIKSPSLIPCFLFIFFFLLSTSFSVPYALTLSFPLALCLCYLEPKAASLTASIAQGYHDHDSSEEEETDSEQTDFAFDGEMTATESDADEDSEMRTQYSFIRRVKGENVFIRHSNLMLEDTEPPEEIVKHQTNISELKRSFLETGSSTAGLTEWEKRLTSSPVRSPRADEAPMIEPLEPQDTDDERPAEDETKEEEEPKVTGAAGYLVKYVADSIVTDGVTSSGPHGISLSTTMDDDVFMDGTLREVEEKTPDSQEEVSEKSVVKISPGSVRQEVSQAISDKKGTLIILKEAEDKEDAEGKETLVEREEPVVPGEFEADANEMSEERETRKVDTSVVFEGQTTLVKMLSPKGEIKTDDVAQIKSIDSPKKAMASWISEEVKTDPSEAFSVSTKELKEMKTSDLLQLKEEFFTFEEVQPQRSTITLSESSTTSLAVSTLGWVSSSQKAPADQEEKEAVATTEAEPEPEKSTEPTVPENMEVTPKDVPVVHTETKTITYEAAEQVDTNGDADPGVLLSAQTITSETTSTTTTTHITKMVKGGISETRIEKRIVITGDADIDHDEALAQAIKEAKEQHPDMSVTKVVVHKETEITPEEGED
- the LOC125011167 gene encoding band 4.1-like protein 3 isoform X17; this encodes MTTESGADSEAKQPQENKETEKGKAKATSHPGQAAAEPTSPQNQPEQLPAAAGHSTPARKEQEHQEEDQVSHRSSTSRLSRSPLRGVKKVKIMQCKVTLLDGSDYTLNVEKRAKGQVLFDKVCDHLNLLEKDYFGITHRDVENQKNWLDPSKELKKQIRTGPWNFAFNVKFYPPDPSQLTEDITRYYLCLQLRDDVVSGRLPCSFATHTVLGSYTVQSELGDYDPEELGSDYISELRFAPNQTKELEEKVMELHKTYKGMTPAEAEMHFLENAKKLSMYGVDLHHAKLVGSLYELLAPAEGEDSEGVEIMLGVCASGLLIYRDRLRINRFAWPKILKISYKRNNFYIKIRPGEFEQFESTIGFKLPNHRAAKRLWKVCVEHHTFFRLVSPEAPPKKFLSLGSKFRYSGRTQAQTRRASSQIIRPAPFFERSSSKRYNMSRSLDGAPIMENHETLMKDSAADGSARVIAKGDIITTVTTEKKAEEEKAEQEDAQKDAAESPEAAATTPLRHDTKCSPHDYTADPLRSELSLPSSPVTSTKVRRRRRENARKRASSVSPAKSSTGCRRRQAHADRKAALLEEQALLLSARKQRLEQGKSRGGTLFSFSLHLPDLSSILDEDGYLTFPDLSEMRFLPECAQNFLPIKSPSLIPCFLFIFFFLLSTSFSVPYALTLSFPLALCLCYLEPKAASLTASIAQGYHDHDSSEEEETDSEQTDFAFDGEMTATESDADEDSEMRTQYSFIRRVKGENVFIRHSNLMLEDTEPPEEIVKHQTNISELKRSFLETGSSTAGLTEWEKRLTSSPVRSPRADEAPMIEPLEPQDTDDERPAEDETKEEEEPKVTGAPADQEEKEAVATTEAEPEPEKSTEPTVPENMEVTPKDVPVVHTETKTITYEAAEQVDTNGDADPGVLLSAQTITSETTSTTTTTHITKMVKGGISETRIEKRIVITGDADIDHDEALAQAIKEAKEQHPDMSVTKVVVHKETEITPEEGED
- the LOC125011167 gene encoding band 4.1-like protein 3 isoform X1; translated protein: MTTESGADSEAKQPQENKETEKGKAKATSHPGQAAAEPTSPQNQPEQLPAAAGHSTPARKEQEHQEEDQVSHRSSTSRLSRSPLRGVKKVKIMQCKVTLLDGSDYTLNVEKRAKGQVLFDKVCDHLNLLEKDYFGITHRDVENQKNWLDPSKELKKQIRTGPWNFAFNVKFYPPDPSQLTEDITRYYLCLQLRDDVVSGRLPCSFATHTVLGSYTVQSELGDYDPEELGSDYISELRFAPNQTKELEEKVMELHKTYKGMTPAEAEMHFLENAKKLSMYGVDLHHAKLVGSLYELLAPAEGEDSEGVEIMLGVCASGLLIYRDRLRINRFAWPKILKISYKRNNFYIKIRPGEFEQFESTIGFKLPNHRAAKRLWKVCVEHHTFFRLVSPEAPPKKFLSLGSKFRYSGRTQAQTRRASSQIIRPAPFFERSSSKRYNMSRSLDGAPIMENHETLMKDSAADGSARVIAKGDIITTVTTEKKAEEEKAEQEDAQKDAAESPEAAATTPLRHDTKCSPHDYTADPLRSELSLPSSPVTSTKVRRRRRENARKRASSVSPAKSSTGCRRRQAHADRKAALLEEQALLLSARKQRLEQGKSRGGTLFSFSLHLPDLSSILDEDGYLTFPDLSEMRFLPECAQNFLPIKSPSLIPCFLFIFFFLLSTSFSVPYALTLSFPLALCLCYLEPKAASLTASIAQGYHDHDSSEEEETDSEQTDFAFDGEMTATESDADEDSEMRTQYSFIRRVKGENVFIRHSNLMLEDTEPPEEIVKHQTNISELKRSFLETGSSTAGLTEWEKRLTSSPVRSPRADEAPMIEPLEPQDTDDERPAEDETKEEEEPKVTGAAGYLVKYVADSIVTDGVTSSGPHGISLSTTMDDDVFMDGTLREVEEKTPDSQEEVSEKSVVKISPGSVRQEVSQAISDKKGTLIILKEAEDKEDAEGKETLVEREEPVVPGEFEADANEMSEERETRKVDTSVVFEGQTTLVKMLSPKGEIKTDDVAQIKSIDSPKKAMASWISEEVKTDPSEAFSVSTKELKEMKTSDLLQLKEEFFTFEEVQPQRSTITLSESSTTSLAVSTLGWVSSSQKAPADQEEKEAVATTEAEPEPEKSTEPTVPENMEVTPKDVPVVHTETKTITYEAAEQVDTNGDADPGVLLSAQTITSETTSTTTTTHITKMVKGGISETRIEKRIVITGDADIDHDEALAQAIKEAKEQHPDMSVTKVVVHKETEITPEEGED